A section of the Chelmon rostratus isolate fCheRos1 chromosome 16, fCheRos1.pri, whole genome shotgun sequence genome encodes:
- the lrp12 gene encoding low-density lipoprotein receptor-related protein 12, which produces MALRSGCRQSRSAWVVYLLILSGCIAASQRNDNVYVSGISNACGDVAELLRASSGIITSPGWPFQYPSRLNCSWNIRARAGDTITISFQDFDLQGSHRCSSDWMSISSYRSLDGLRVCGSSLPPPYISSQDHVWIHFHSDDSLTGKGFRLSYIAGKPEASSCDVDQFHCSNGKCIPDWWRCNSMDECGDNSDEELCVDSPFSFQPCSLNQFPCLSRYTRIYTCLPHSLRCDGSIDCQDLGDEIDCDVPTCGEWLKNFYGSFSSPNYPDFYPPGSNCTWLIDTGDHRKVILRFTDFKLDGTGYGDYVKVYDGLEENPRRLLRVLTAFDSRAPVTVVSSSGQLRVHFYADKINAARGFNVTYQVDGFCLPWEVPCGGNWGCYTEQQRCDGYWHCPNGRDELNCSSCQEDEFPCSRNGACYPRSDRCNYQNRCPNGSDEKNCFFCQPGNFHCKNNRCVFESWVCDAQDDCGDGSDEESCPVIVPTRVITAAVIGSLICGLLLVIALGCTCKLYSLRMFERRSFETQLSRVEAELLRREAPPSYGQLIAQGLIPPVEDFPVCSGSQASVLENLRLAVRSQLGFTSLRLPSSGRHSNLWRRLFTFSRSRRSGSLALVSADLEDSAGTGSTGSSGSDLLSPDSDDTDTEGERGRERGVGAVGGSVAPLPQKTPLSTAVEAVVSVTTSAASLTSLPGRDRPREAPPPSGPVAVVTSSPDTACHNDATELQAPPTSALQRLAQNLHRLARNLTRTSQNQQDQTWTNHSPLHQLETGRGGAEANERRGSREEEEDVELLIPVSDSDSSSSVSDIREPLLEQHPSCTTGHASRHHHGNSCRGGRDGPCEHCGMVHTAQIPDACLEATGKTESSDDELLLLC; this is translated from the exons ATGGCCCTCAGATCAGGCTGCAGGCAGAGCCGCTCAGCATGGGTTGTCTATCTGCTCATACTGTCAG GATGCATTGCTGCATCTCAGAGGAATGACAATGTCTACGTGTCGGGGATTTCTAATG CCTGTGGCGACGTGGCAGAGCTCCTGCGGGCATCCAGCGGCATCATCACCAGCCCCGGGTGGCCCTTTCAGTATCCATCCAGACTGAACTGCAGCTGGAATATCAGAGCCCGAGCTGGAGACACCATCACCATCAG TTTCCAGGACTTCGACCTCCAGGGTTCCCACCGTTGTTCCTCAGACTGGATGTCTATCAGCAGCTACAGGAGCCTGGATGGGCTGCGGGTTTGTGGTTCCTCCCTGCCTCCACCCTACATCTCGTCACAGGACCACGTTTGGATCCATTTCCACTCTGATGACAGTCTGACAGGAAAAGGCTTCAGACTGTCCTATATCGCTG GTAAGCCAGAGGCGTCCAGCTGTGACGTGGACCAGTTCCACTGCTCTAATGGGAAGTGCATCCCAGACTGGTGGCGCTGTAACTCCATGGACGAGTGTGGTGACAATTCAGACGAGGAGCTGTGTGTGGACTCGCCCTTCTCCTTCCAACCCTGCAGCCTGAACCAGTTCCCCTGCCTATCCCGGTACACCCGAATCTACACCTGCCTGCCGCACAGCCTGCGCTGCGATGGCAGCATCGACTGCCAG GACCTTGGCGATGAGATCGACTGTGATGTTCCCACTTGCGGAGAATGGTTGAAGAACTTCTACGGCTCTTTCAGCTCTCCAAACTACCCCGACTTTTACCCTCCAGGAAGTAACTGCACGTGGCTGATTGACACCGGAGACCACAGGAAG GTCATCCTGAGGTTTACGGACTTTAAACTCGATGGGACCGGTTATGGAGACTACGTGAAGGTCTACGACGGCCTGGAGGAGAACCCTCGCCGTCTCCTCAGGGTGCTGACCGCCTTCGACTCCAGAGCACCAGTCACTGTGGTTTCATCATCCGGTCAGCTCCGAGTTCACTTCTACGCTGACAAGATCAATGCTGCCAGAGGGTTCAACGTCACATACCAG GTGGACGGCTTCTGCCTACCATGGGAGGTTCCCTGTGGGGGAAACTGGGGCTGTTACACTGAACAGCAGCGCTGTGATGGTTATTGGCACTGTCCCAACGGTCGGGACGAGCTGAACTGTTCTTCATGCCAGGAGGACGAGTTCCCCTGTTCCAGAAACGGAGCCTGTTACCCTCGATCGGACCGCTGCAACTACCAGAACCGCTGCCCCAATGGTTCTGATGAGAAGAACTGCTTCTTCTGCCAGCCAGGGAACTTCCACTGCAAG AATAAccgctgtgtgtttgagtcGTGGGTGTGTGATGCTCAAGACGACTGTGGTGATGGCAGCGACGAGGAAAGCTGTCCCGTCATCGTCCCCACCAGAGTCATCACCGCCGCCGTCATTGGCAGCCTCATCTGCGGCCTCCTATTGGTCATTGCCCTCGGCTGCACCTGCAAACTGTACTCCCTTCGCATGTTCGAACGCAG GTCATttgaaacacagctgtccaGAGTGGAGGCAGAGCTACTGAGGAGGGAAGCTCCGCCCTCGTACGGACAGCTGATTGCTCAGGGACTGATCCCACCTGTGGAGGATTTCCCAGTGTGCTCTGGGAGCCAG GCGTCAGTCCTGGAAAACCTCCGTCTGGCTGTACGCTCTCAGCTTGGATTCACCTCCCTCAGACTTCCCTCCTCTGGTCGTCATAGCAACCTGTGGCGCCGTCTTTTCACCTTCTCGAGGTCCCGGCGATCGGGTTCTTTGGCTCTGGTCTCTGCCGACCTGGAGGACAGCGCCGGCACCGGGAGCACTGGAAGTTCTGGTTCAGACCTACTGTCTCCGGACTCAGATGACACTGACACGGAGGGTGAGCGAGGGAGAGAACGTGGCGTAGGTGCAGTGGGCGGGTCTGttgcccccctcccccaaaaAACTCCGCTGTCCACTGCTGTGGAAGCAGTGGTATCGGTGACTACTTCAGCGGCCTCCTTGACCTCGCTGCCCGGCCGTGACAGGCCCAGGGAGGCCCCGCCCCCCTCTGGCCCGGTTGCTGTGGTAACCTCCAGTCCAGACACAGCTTGTCACAATGACGCCACAGAGCTCCAGGCTCCACCCACCTCCGCCCTGCAGCGACTGGCCCAGAACCTGCACCGCCTTGCCAGGAACCTGACCAGAACCAGCCAGAACCAGCAGGACCAGACCTGGACAAATCACAGTCCACTCCACCAgctggagacaggaagaggcGGGGCTGAGGCAAATGAGCGAcgaggaagcagagaagaagaagaggacgtGGAGCTCCTGATCCCAGTCTCCGACTcggactcctcctcctccgtcagtGACATCCGAGAGCCGCTGCTGGAGCAACACCCCTCCTGCACCACAGGCCATGCCTCCCGCCATCACCACGGAAACAGTTGTCGAGGAGGACGGGATGGCCCCTGTGAACACTGCGGGATGGTCCACACGGCTCAGATCCCTGACGCTTGTCTGGAGGCCACGGGCAAGACGGAGAGCAGCGATGACGAACTGCTGTTGCTCTGCTAA